The nucleotide window TTGTGTAAGCAGTTTAGCCGAGAAAATCCGTGTGTCCTAAATGCGCATAACGACTGTGAGGAATGTGCTTTATTAGGTATCTGCTCTAATCCTGATAAGCTGATGGCGTTTATGATGCAGCCAGCTGATGAGGATGATCAGCAGCTCCTGCGAGATCCACAAGGGACAGAGTAGACGACTGGAGGGATAGCGGTGGATGAGAGGATCAAACGGACAAAAGATAAGCTGCGAGTGTACGGATCATACTCAAGAGATATCCATAAAGTTTGGCTACAGCTTGAGCGGATCAATGGTGCGATGTTTTGGCATCAAGACTGGCCTGAGCAGGCAGCTAAAGAGCTAGGCATAAAAGGCACAGACAACAAGCACCCACCAGGTCAGCAGCTCTGCGTGCAAAAGACTGCCCTTGAAGCACAGTTAAAGCAGTTAAGAGCTGCAAGGTCTGCTTTAGGACTGGACGCTTGGCTTGACAGTTTAAGCCAGGATGACCGGCAGATCATCAGGTTAGTGTACGAGGATGAGATGACACAGCAAGAGGTGGCTCCAAGAGTTAATTTAACAAGATCGGGTGTCAGAAATAGAATCGACACAATTTGTAAAAAAAGGACCGCGGGCCGTTGACTTTTGTGGTACTATACGCGTGTAAGATGCCAGTGGGTATCTGGGATCAGCACAAGAATTGTTGACCTGGTTAATTATGTATGGGATTATTATAAGGGGTCGTAGTTTACGAGTGAGAACGCAGAGTATAACTAAATAAAAGCATTAATGCTGCGAGACAGACTAAGCAATGCTAATCGTGAGCGTATTAATGGAGTTATATCTGAGGCGACGGTTGAAATCCGTCCGCCCTGTCAATTTAATATTTTGAGCAGCCTCACTAAAAGGTTGCTTTTTCTTTGGCTTTCAGCCGGTTTTTCTCCTTCCTGGCTGGATGCGGCAGGCATATAAAAAACCTCTTGTTTAATCTCCCTTTCCCCCTTGACACATAGCCTGCAAACTCACAGCCCTGCGTAACGCCTTGCGGGGTTTTAATTTACACAATGACGCATTGACATAAAAAAATGAAAGGAGGTGCCACGATGTGCCGAAGAAACCCGATCCACGTATAGAGATAGCGAAGGAACTGTATCTGCAGGGCATGAAGCTGGTTGAGATTGCAAGTCAACTAGAACTCCCTGAAGGTACAGTTCGGCGCTGGAAATGTACGCACAAGTGGGATAACGAGCGTTCGGATAAAAATCAAGCGAACGTTCGGAAAAAACGAGGCGGACAGCCTGGCAATCACAATGCAACGGGACCGCCAGGAAATCAAAATGCAAGAAAGCATGGCCTCTTTGCAAGATATGTGCAGCCAGACATCAGAGAGATCATGGAAGACGTTAAAAAGAAGGATAAAATGGAATTGCTGATGGAAGCGATTGAGTTTTGGTACTCAAAGATTATCAAAGCTCAGCAGATTATGTATGTCGAAGATCATAAGGCAATGACAAGAGAAGTTGTTGTTGAAGGAGCTGAATCAACTGCCTATGATATTCAATACGCGTGGGACAAACAGGCTACAGAGATCAAAGCCCTATCCCGTGCATTTTCAGAACTTCGCGGTTTACTCAAAACTTATGATGAGCTGTCAAAAAGTGAGCAAGCAAAAGAAGAACGGGAGCAGCGCATTCAGCTTATTAAGGCACAGGTTAAAAAGATTCAAGAAGATCCTGAGAATAGTAAATCCGGCAGCAAGGTGGTGATCGTCAATGACCTCGACCAAGTCGAATCAGAAGATCGTCAAGCTGAGTAATGTCATCATCCCTAAGTATTATTCCACCTTCAACGACACGAGCTATGTTCACAAGATTTTTACATCAGGACGTGCCGGTACGAAGTCGAGCCGTGGCGCCTTGCGGGCGGTTTATAAGATTGTATCCGACGGTGACTGCGCTGTAGTCATCATCCGCAAGTTTCACAACAAGTTGCGTAAGACAGTTTACAAAGAAGTCCTGCGGGCGATCCGGCGGTTGGAATTGGATAAATCCGATTTTAAGATCACAGCCAGTCCTATGGAGATCAAATATCTGCCTAATGGTAATACGATTTACTTTACTGGATCTGATTCGATCGATGATACCAAGGGTATGATCGATGAAGAAAAGCCGATCAAGCTGGTCGAGGTGGATGAAGTGACGGAATTCTTCGATAAGGGAGAAGGCGAAGATGAACTGATGAATATTGAAGCTACCTTTGTGCGAGGCAATGATGATGAGTTTTGCATGGAGTATTACTTCAATCCGCCGAAGAATCAGAAAGCACCAGTGATGGTCTGGCTGGATAAGATGAAGCAGCGCAGCGATGCAATCCACATTCATACTGATTACCGAGATGTGCCGGTAAAATGGCTCGGTCAGAAGCTGATCGACTCCGCACTCGAATTACTAAAGAATGATGAGAAGATGTACCGCTGGCTGTGGCTAGGAGAATGTACAGGTCTGGATGATGTTATTTACTACATGTTTAATCCGGATAAGCACGTCGCGGATGCAACGGCAACGCAGCTGCAGCACATTACAATTTCGGGGATTGGCGTGGACTACGGCCAAATGAATGCCACAACCTTTCAGGCTTTTGGATTGGACTATGTTGATCGCTGTGTTCGGGGATTGGGCGAGTATTATCACTCTGGTCGGGATTCTGGGCAGCAGCGCAGCCCCAGCGAGTATGCGAAAGATTTCAAAGACTTCAAGGCGAAGATTGAGGATAAGCTGGGAAAGCCGATAACCTTCGTTTTTATCGATCCCTCGGCGAAAGGATTGGCAGAGGAAATAAAACGAGTATGCCCAGAAGTTGTGATCAAAAATCCGGACAATACCGTGAACCTAGGCATTGACCGAGTAAAGAAGCTGCTGAGTTATCTGCGGCTTTTTATTTGCACTGAGCAACGGTACCTCAATGATGAGATGTATCTGTATATGTGGGATATGGACAGTGTTGATAGAGGTGTCGAGAAGCCAATTAAGACCAACGATCACTGTCAGGACGCGCTGCGCTATTTCGTAATGGGAGTTTGGCAGTATATCCGGCAGATGCTGCCGATGATTACAGAGGAGGATTGAACTCATGACAAACGATGTCATTGACGGTTTTTTAGAAAAATTAGGATACCCGGTTGCCATGTCTGGAAAGCATCGACAGCTAATGAAGGAATGGCATGAGTGGTACCGGGGGAAGGTCGATTCATTCCACAATTACACGGTTTACAACGGTTTTGAGAATGTGGACTGTGAGAAGCTGACATTGGGCATGGCCAAGCGATCCGCAGAAGACTGGGCGGATCTGCTGCTGAATGAAAAGGTTGAAATCATGACAGGGGCACAAGAAGAATTGAATACGATCTTAGAAGCGAACAATTTTCGCGATCGTGCTAATCAGCTGATCGAGTTGGCGTTTGCGTTGGGTACCGGCGCTTTTGTCGCTTATGCCTCTCCGTCTCGGACCGATCGACCAGTAACGATCAATTACATCAACGGTTTAATGATCCGACCACTTAAGATCGAAAATGGCGAGATTGTGGACTGTGCTTTTGCCAGTCAGCTGAATCAGGATGAGTATTACATCTCACTGCATACCCGCCAGCCGGACGGATCATATCGTATCGAGAATATCGTGTTCAGCGAGAAGTCAGGACAGTATTCAGTGAAGAATCTTCCGGGTGGTGTAAAACCAATTGTAAAGAGTCCAGTAAAATTGTTCTGGATTGTGAAACCGAACTTGGTCAACAACATTGAATTGGATGAAGCGATGGGTCTGTCCGTCTACGCCAATGCTGTGGATGAAATGAAAGATGTTGATACGAAGTATGACAGCTATGAAAATGAATTTGTCCTGGGTAGAAAACGGATTTTCGTACGAGGGGATACAGTCCAGGTCAATATCGGACCTGACGGCAAACCTCGCCCAGCCTTTGATACAAAGGACACTGTTTTCTATGCCATTCCGATGGAAGATAAAGAGGCTAAACCGATTCAGGAAACCGATTCAAAGCTGCGAGTTGAGGAGCATGACCGCGGGCTGCAGACGGCGCTGAACCTTTTTGGTGATAAGGTTGGCTTCGGTGCGGATCACTATGTTTTTCGAGATGGTAAGGTCTATACCAACGAGGCCCAAGTCATCAGTACCAATTCCAAGATGTACCGACGTCTTAAAAAGCATGAGCTGCAGCTTGAACCGGCGTTGATCGGTTTAGCGCAATCGGTCCTTTATCTGCTTACGGGAAAGCCATATACCGCTGACGTGTCTGTCAACTTTGATGACTCCATCATTGAGGATACAGCAGAGAAGAAGCGGCAGGCGCTGCTCGAATTCAATGCCGGATTGATTGATGCAGTCGAGTATTTTAAACTAACACGCAATATGGATCAGTCCGCTGCGGAGAAATTTGTGCAGGAAATTGAAGCACGGAAGCCGGAAGTTGAGGAAGAACCGGGACCCGAGGAATAAACCATGCTGACGGATGAGGAAATCAACTACCTGAATCGCGAGATCCTCGCGATCTATCAGGACATGGAGCTGGATCTGATCATTGATATCGCTCGACGGTTTGACACCTACGAAAAGATCGGCGGGTCTTTGGAATGGCATCTGAAAAAACTGGATGAGTTGGGATCTTTAAACCGGGAAACGATGAAGATCATCGCTCAGTATTCAACACGATCAGAAAAAGCGATCCGGAAAATGCTCAAAGAAGCTTCCTTTGCGAACTTCGACAAAAGAACACTAAACAAAGCGGGGATTGATCTAGAAACGATGATGCAAAGTCCGGCAATGGCTGCGACTTTTGAACACAGTTATCAGGAGCTTAAAGAGAGTTTTAAGATGATTCAGACGGCAGCCCAGGAGAGCGTCCGGCAATCCTACATGACCATCCTCAATACGGCTTATTTAGAGACCGCCAGCGGCGTTTACAGCTATAGTCAGTCGATCAGCCGATCAATCCAGAAAATGGCGGATAAGGGAATCTACGGAGCTACCTATAAGCGAATAAATCCGCTTACAGGTGAAGAAAAGATCATTCATTACTCGATTGAAGCTGCAGTGCGTAGGGATACGCTGACGGCAGTCCATCAGACGGCAAACCGGGCAGTTCTGGCAGCCGCAGAGGATAACGGTGTCAACGTTTTAGAGATTTCCAGTCATCTTGGAGCCAGGGTAAGTGATACGAACCCAATCGCCAATCATGCAGGCTGGCAGGGAAAGGTTTACCTAATTGAAGGAAACAGTGAGGAGTATCCGAACTTTGCGGAAACAACGGGTTACGGAGATATTCAAGGCTTCGCGGGTGTGAATTGTCGACATCGTGCTTTCCTTTTTTGGCCAGGGATTTCTAAGCCTGGACAAGCGCAAATTGATCTGCAGGAGAATCGAGAACGTCGGGAACTGCTGGATCAGCAGCGAGCGATGGAGCGAACCATCCGGCAATACAAGCGGCGCCGTGCAGCTGCAGAACAGTGCAATGATCTGGAAGGCTTTAAAAAAGCAACTTTGAAAGTGAAAGAAAAGCAGAAGCAACTCATCGAGTTCTGTGATGAACACAATCTGCAGCGGGAATTTGAAAGGGAGCAAATCGCATCATGAAGAAATACGATGAAGCAGAAGGAGTCTGGCGGACAGTTGGGGGTCGCCGGATTTTTATTAAGAATGGCCAGAGCTTATCTGAAGCCATGATTGAAAGCGGCAAATTTGCCAAGAAAGATAAATCATCATCGGCATTAGAACAGGGATATGAGACGGCGAGAGCTATGGAGCCTACTATCACTGCTGACTTGTCAGAAATTGTTGAAGAAAGTGGTGGAGAACTAACCGGTCTGGAATTCCGTTTAAAGACGAAAGAAAGTCTTGAACGTAAAGTTTTATCCGACATGAAACTTACAGGGTTATCCAAAGAAGAGACACTGAATTATCTTTATGATGTAGTTCGTTACACTTCTTTATTTAACAGCGATTCTCTAGTTCCGGGATATCAAAGGATTGTTGAGAAACTCAGAGAAAAAGGCTATAATATACTTAGGGTCAAGAATACCATGGGGAAAGAATCCGCAAGCTATTGGGGCATTAATACCGTGGTTGAAAATCCTAAAGGATATAGGTTTGAGCTGCAGTTTCACACACCGCAAAGTTTCCAAGTTAAGCAGGAATTGAATCATTCTCTATATGAGGAGCAAAGAAGTTCTAACGTCTCTAGACAAAGATTTAAGGAGCTAGAAGAACAAATGCTATCAAACAACAGGATGATTAAAGTTCCGACAAATGTTTCAGATATTAAAAGTTTTGATAAATTAAAGAAAGGGTGATTGTAGTGATAAAATACATGTACGAAAACGCTCTTGATGATATCAATACTACCAGAATCTTAATCAGAAGAGTCGATGGAGGTTTTTTTGAGAGATGGGACCATCAGAAAAAAGACTGGATTAAGGATAACGATTTGGCGCGAATAAATATAGGTGAAATGTTTGTCGATGACTGCACCGAAGAAGAGGCGAATCAGATTATTGAGAGGTTTATGCATGAGCATGATGCTTGAGCTTGCCTTGAAGGTTGCAACAGAGGCGCATAAAGGTCAAAAGGATAAAGGCGGACGAGATTATATCAATCATCCTCTGACCGTAGCATCTATGTGTGAATCAGATGAAGAAAAGATTGTGGCTTTGCTTCATGACGTAATTGAAGATACGGATGTAACTCTCGAAGATCTAAAAAAATACGGTTTCAGTAGTAAAATTTTAGAGGCAATCGATTGCATTACGAAGCAACCTGGAGTTTCCTATGATGAATACCTTAGGAAGATAAAAAATAACGAATTGGCAAGAAAAGTTAAAATTGCTGATATGACGCATAATTCTGATATTTCAAGGATTCTGGATCCAACAAGCAAGGATTATGCAAGAGTTGAAAAGTATAAAGAGAAGATACAATATTTGATGAATTAAGCACGGTCAATGTATCGTGCTTTTTCTATGCCATGACAAAAAAGAATAGGTTGAGACTCTCCGCCAATGAGGGGCAGACAACCTCAACCTATTCATTTATAGTTTAGCAAAAAGCAGTAAAAAGGCAATGTTTTATGATGATTACATGATTGCGCATCATGTTTTCTATGTCCTGGACATGACAAAAAACTGTCCTTTTCTCGTGTCCCGACAACGATAGGATCGGGTAACCAGTTTGATCACACGCGGACGCGACCGCGACACCAAGCGAAGGAGGAAGAACATGGCGAAGAAAAAGAAAAGCTTTCGGGAATTTTTGAAAGGGTTAGAGTTAGAAGACGACACCGTGGATACCATCATGGCTGAGTTCGGCGCTCAGACTACTGTGAATCTCGAAAGAATCACCGAACTGGAAGGACAGATCAGCGGAAGTGCGGACCTGCAGACGAAGCTGACGGCCTTGCAGACCCAATACGACAACGATACCAAAGCTCTTAAATTAGCAAACACAAAGAACAGTGCGGTTTTCCGCAAATTCGCAGGATTAGGCAAAGCGGCAGATCTACTGATGGCCAAAGTGGATCTGGATAAGATCATCGTGGACAACGACGGAAAGATCACCGGCGGTCTGGATGATCAGTATGAATCGCTTACCAATGAGTATAAGGACATCCTTGGCAGCGGATCAGGCTCCGGGGACGGCGGACTGCCGAATGGTACGACACCGCCGGCTGGTAAAAATCCGGAAGAAATGACGATGGAAGAGTACATTGCGTATCGAAGCAAACTTTAAAGGAGGGCTATTTGCATGCCAAATACATTTTTAACACCTCAGATCATCGCGCGGGAAGCGTTGATGGTGCTGGAAAACAACCTGGTTATGGCGAACCTTGTTCACCGTGACTATTCCGACGAATTTGTAAAAGTAGGCGATACTGTCACCGCGCGGAAGCCGGCAAAATTCGTTTCTCACAACTTCACTGGCGCAGTCATCGTGCAGGATGCCGTCGAAGATGGGGTACCAGTAAAACTGGATCGTCACCGTGACGTGACCTTTGCCGTGACCTCGACACAGATGACATTGGACATCAAGAATTTCAGCGAGCAGCTGATCACTCCTGCCATGTCTGCCATCGCACAGTCCGTGGATGAAGACCTGCTGAATGAAGTGGCTAACATCAAGAATGTTGTTCAAGGCACAACGAAACCGACAAATTTGGAAGACATCGCAATGATCAGTAAAAAGCTGGACATCAACAAAGTGCCGATGCAGCAGCGTCGCTTGGTCTTAAATCCGGAACACAAGTACCGCTATGCCTTAACTGATAACCTGTCTAAAGTCGCATATGCCGGCACTGGTGAAACGTTGCGGAATGCGGAGCTGGGCAGAATCTACACGCTGGACACCTACATGGATCAGAACGCACCATATTCAATGGCAGAAACACCGGGTTCAGCGACTGCGCTGAAAGTCACAGGCTCTAAAGATGCAAAGACTGTGTCTTTGTCTGGGATTACCGCAGCGACCGCAACGATCAAAAAGGGCGACGGATTTATTTTAGACGGCCGCATGTATCGCGCGACCGAGGATAAGACAGCAGCCGCTGGCGCAATTGAGTCTTTATCGGTTGACATGCCGTTACTGAAAGAATATACGGCTGCAGATGCCTACATCGTGAATAAAGTTCACTCGTTGGCGTTCCACCGC belongs to Holdemania massiliensis and includes:
- a CDS encoding PBSX family phage terminase large subunit produces the protein MTSTKSNQKIVKLSNVIIPKYYSTFNDTSYVHKIFTSGRAGTKSSRGALRAVYKIVSDGDCAVVIIRKFHNKLRKTVYKEVLRAIRRLELDKSDFKITASPMEIKYLPNGNTIYFTGSDSIDDTKGMIDEEKPIKLVEVDEVTEFFDKGEGEDELMNIEATFVRGNDDEFCMEYYFNPPKNQKAPVMVWLDKMKQRSDAIHIHTDYRDVPVKWLGQKLIDSALELLKNDEKMYRWLWLGECTGLDDVIYYMFNPDKHVADATATQLQHITISGIGVDYGQMNATTFQAFGLDYVDRCVRGLGEYYHSGRDSGQQRSPSEYAKDFKDFKAKIEDKLGKPITFVFIDPSAKGLAEEIKRVCPEVVIKNPDNTVNLGIDRVKKLLSYLRLFICTEQRYLNDEMYLYMWDMDSVDRGVEKPIKTNDHCQDALRYFVMGVWQYIRQMLPMITEED
- a CDS encoding phage portal protein, giving the protein MTNDVIDGFLEKLGYPVAMSGKHRQLMKEWHEWYRGKVDSFHNYTVYNGFENVDCEKLTLGMAKRSAEDWADLLLNEKVEIMTGAQEELNTILEANNFRDRANQLIELAFALGTGAFVAYASPSRTDRPVTINYINGLMIRPLKIENGEIVDCAFASQLNQDEYYISLHTRQPDGSYRIENIVFSEKSGQYSVKNLPGGVKPIVKSPVKLFWIVKPNLVNNIELDEAMGLSVYANAVDEMKDVDTKYDSYENEFVLGRKRIFVRGDTVQVNIGPDGKPRPAFDTKDTVFYAIPMEDKEAKPIQETDSKLRVEEHDRGLQTALNLFGDKVGFGADHYVFRDGKVYTNEAQVISTNSKMYRRLKKHELQLEPALIGLAQSVLYLLTGKPYTADVSVNFDDSIIEDTAEKKRQALLEFNAGLIDAVEYFKLTRNMDQSAAEKFVQEIEARKPEVEEEPGPEE
- a CDS encoding P22 phage major capsid protein family protein gives rise to the protein MPNTFLTPQIIAREALMVLENNLVMANLVHRDYSDEFVKVGDTVTARKPAKFVSHNFTGAVIVQDAVEDGVPVKLDRHRDVTFAVTSTQMTLDIKNFSEQLITPAMSAIAQSVDEDLLNEVANIKNVVQGTTKPTNLEDIAMISKKLDINKVPMQQRRLVLNPEHKYRYALTDNLSKVAYAGTGETLRNAELGRIYTLDTYMDQNAPYSMAETPGSATALKVTGSKDAKTVSLSGITAATATIKKGDGFILDGRMYRATEDKTAAAGAIESLSVDMPLLKEYTAADAYIVNKVHSLAFHRNAIAMVSRPLALPLGNKNAAIVSHNGLGVRVVYGYDITTKTDTISLDILYGIKTLDETMAVKLIG
- the terS gene encoding phage terminase small subunit; the protein is MPKKPDPRIEIAKELYLQGMKLVEIASQLELPEGTVRRWKCTHKWDNERSDKNQANVRKKRGGQPGNHNATGPPGNQNARKHGLFARYVQPDIREIMEDVKKKDKMELLMEAIEFWYSKIIKAQQIMYVEDHKAMTREVVVEGAESTAYDIQYAWDKQATEIKALSRAFSELRGLLKTYDELSKSEQAKEEREQRIQLIKAQVKKIQEDPENSKSGSKVVIVNDLDQVESEDRQAE
- a CDS encoding phage minor capsid protein; protein product: MLTDEEINYLNREILAIYQDMELDLIIDIARRFDTYEKIGGSLEWHLKKLDELGSLNRETMKIIAQYSTRSEKAIRKMLKEASFANFDKRTLNKAGIDLETMMQSPAMAATFEHSYQELKESFKMIQTAAQESVRQSYMTILNTAYLETASGVYSYSQSISRSIQKMADKGIYGATYKRINPLTGEEKIIHYSIEAAVRRDTLTAVHQTANRAVLAAAEDNGVNVLEISSHLGARVSDTNPIANHAGWQGKVYLIEGNSEEYPNFAETTGYGDIQGFAGVNCRHRAFLFWPGISKPGQAQIDLQENRERRELLDQQRAMERTIRQYKRRRAAAEQCNDLEGFKKATLKVKEKQKQLIEFCDEHNLQREFEREQIAS
- a CDS encoding sigma factor-like helix-turn-helix DNA-binding protein; translation: MDERIKRTKDKLRVYGSYSRDIHKVWLQLERINGAMFWHQDWPEQAAKELGIKGTDNKHPPGQQLCVQKTALEAQLKQLRAARSALGLDAWLDSLSQDDRQIIRLVYEDEMTQQEVAPRVNLTRSGVRNRIDTICKKRTAGR
- a CDS encoding phage scaffolding protein, whose protein sequence is MAKKKKSFREFLKGLELEDDTVDTIMAEFGAQTTVNLERITELEGQISGSADLQTKLTALQTQYDNDTKALKLANTKNSAVFRKFAGLGKAADLLMAKVDLDKIIVDNDGKITGGLDDQYESLTNEYKDILGSGSGSGDGGLPNGTTPPAGKNPEEMTMEEYIAYRSKL
- a CDS encoding HD domain-containing protein, encoding MSMMLELALKVATEAHKGQKDKGGRDYINHPLTVASMCESDEEKIVALLHDVIEDTDVTLEDLKKYGFSSKILEAIDCITKQPGVSYDEYLRKIKNNELARKVKIADMTHNSDISRILDPTSKDYARVEKYKEKIQYLMN